In the genome of Sphaeramia orbicularis chromosome 13, fSphaOr1.1, whole genome shotgun sequence, one region contains:
- the LOC115431384 gene encoding NF-kappa-B inhibitor zeta has translation MIPSPQPYMSYSPGTNSHRPCPLPGFMHNTGIQTSCMDLHRDGTDVGCVDEWCGLQSWDMDGSSFFWTQLQREESQLWDISDCRAAVPLMNMEGMRSIKWCCVGKKRSWHMPSQEEWQSTQQPGCQDSDGMTALLYAANHNQHLIVADLIHLGASINERNNEGKSCLHLSAEKGYIQVLEVLKRVMMEGVYVDVEATDNCGMSVLQCASVALKTTVCELESSESASHTRLHMLRKEQMLETLECLLQMGSYLHTMGCWGMQPRTA, from the exons ATGATCCCCAGCCCACAGCCCTACATGAGCTACTCGCCAGGCACCAACTCCCACAGGCCCTGTCCCCTCCCAGGTTTCATGCACAACACAGGCATCCAGACATCCTGCATGGACCTGCACAGAGACGGCACAGATGTTGGATGTGTAGATGAATGGTGTGGGCTGCAAAGCTGGGACATGGATGGCTCTTCTTTTTTCTGGACACAGCTGCAGAGAGAAGAGAGTCAGCTGTGGGACATCTCAGATTGCAGAGCTGCTGTTCCACTGATGAACATGGAAGgaa TGCGCTCCATAAAGTGGTGTTGTGTTGGGAAGAAGCGCTCTTGGCATATGCCATCGCAAGAAGAATGGCAGAGCACTCAACAGCCTGGATGTCAAGACTCAGATGGAATG ACTGCCCTCCTTTATGCCGCTAACCACAACCAGCACTTGATTGTGGCTGATCTGATCCATCTGGGAGCCAGCATCAATGAGAGGAACAATGAAGGGAAGTCCTGTCTTCACCTCAGTGCTGAGAAAGGCTATATCCAAGTCTTGGAG GTTTTGAAACGTGTGATGATGGAGGGTGTCTACGTAGATGTTGAAGCCACTGATAACTGTG GAATGAGTGTGCTTCAGTGTGCCTCGGTGGCTCTCAAGACCACAGTATGTGAGCTGGAAAGCAGTGAATCTGCCAGTCACACCAGACTGCACATGCTCCGCAAAGAGCAGATGCTGGAGACGCTGGAGTGTCTACTGCAGATGGGCAGCTACCTTCATACCATG GGGTGCTGGGGAATGCAACCTAGAACTGCTTAA